The Carassius carassius chromosome 34, fCarCar2.1, whole genome shotgun sequence genome has a segment encoding these proteins:
- the chmp4bb gene encoding charged multivesicular body protein 4c translates to MSVFGKLFGGGGKGGKGPSPQEAIQKLRETEEMLTKKQEYLEQKINAELLTAKKNGTKNKRAALQALKRKKRYEKQLAQIDGTLSTIEFQREALENANTNTEVLKNMGFAAKAMKTAHENMDIDKVDDLMQDITEQQELAQEISDAISRPVGFGEDYDEDELLAELEELEQEELDKNLLEISGTEDVPLPSVPSNPLPKKSAAPKKRVEEDEDDMEDLKAWAM, encoded by the exons atgtcCGTATTCGGCAAACTGTTTGGCGGTGGGGGGAAAGGAGGCAAAGGCCCGAGCCCACAAGAAGCCATCCAGAAACTCCGTGAGACAGAAGAGATGTTAACCAAGAAACAAGAGTACTTAGAGCAGAAGATTAATGCGGAACTGTTAACAGCAAAGAAAAACGGCACAAAAAACAAACGAG CTGCTTTACAGGCCTTGAAAAGAAAGAAGCGATATGAGAAGCAACTGGCTCAGATAGATGGCACTCTCTCCACTATTGAGTTCCAGCGGGAAGCATTGGAGAATGCTAATACAAACACAGAAGTGCTTAAAAATATGGGCTTTGCAGCCAAGGCCATGAAGACAGCCCATGAAAATAT gGATATTGACAAAGTGGACGACCTCATGCAGGACATCACAGAGCAGCAGGAGTTGGCACAGGAGATTTCCGATGCCATTTCAAGGCCTGTAGGTTTTGGAGAAGACTATGATGAG GATGAGCTCTTAGCTGAATTGGAGGAGTTGGAACAGGAGGAGCTGGACAAGAACCTGCTGGAGATCAGTGGCACTGAGGATGTCCCTCTGCCCAGTGTGCCTTCAAACCCATTACCCAAGAAATCTGCTG CCCCCAAAAAGAGAgtagaggaggatgaggatgacaTGGAAGATCTCAAGGCATGGGCCATGTGA
- the ywhabb gene encoding 14-3-3 protein beta/alpha-B, with protein MDKSDLVQKAKLAEQAERYDDMAAAMKSVTEGGVELSNEERNLLSVAFKNVVGARRSSWRVISSIEQKTEGNEKKQQMAHEYREKIEAELKDICNDVLGLLEKYLIPNASQAESKVFYLKMKGDYFRYLSEVASGESKTTTVDKSQNAYQDAFEISKKEMQPTHPIRLGLALNFSVFYYEILNSPENACHLAKTAFDEAIAELDTLNEDSYKDSTLIMQLLRDNLTLWTSENQGDEAGDNEN; from the exons ATGGACAAGAGTGACCTGGTGCAGAAAGCCAAGCTTGCAGAGCAGGCCGAGCGCTATGATGACATGGCAGCCGCTATGAAGTCTGTTACCGAGGGCGGTGTGGAGCTTTCCAATGAAGAGCGCAACCTGCTCTCTGTGGCATTCAAGAACGTGGTAGGCGCCCGTCGCTCCTCCTGGCGTGTGATCTCCAGCATCGAGCAGAAGACCGAGGGGAACGAGAAGAAGCAACAGATGGCACACGAGTATCGTGAAAAGATCGAGGCTGAACTAAAGGACATCTGCAATGATGTGCTG GGTCTTTTGGAGAAGTACCTCATTCCCAATGCTTCTCAGGCAGAGAGCAAGGTGTTTTACCTGAAAATGAAAGGCGATTACTTTAGATACTTATCTGAGGTTGCGTCTGGAGAATCCAAGACCA CCACGGTAGATAAATCTCAGAATGCTTACCAAGATGCTTTTGAGATAAGTAAGAAGGAAATGCAGCCCACACACCCTATACGGTTGGGTCTTGCCCTCAACTTTTCAGTTTTTTACTACGAGATCCTCAACTCTCCTGAGAATGCCTGTCACCTCGCTAAGACG GCTTTTGATGAAGCCATTGCTGAGCTTGACACTTTAAATGAGGACTCCTACAAAGACAGCACTTTGATCATGCAGCTTCTAAGGGACAACCTCACT CTTTGGACATCAGAAAACCAGGGTGATGAAGCAGGCGACAATGAGAATTAG
- the LOC132115421 gene encoding eukaryotic translation initiation factor 2 subunit 2-like — protein sequence MSEDEILFDPSTTKKKKKKKKPFMLDEDGEGEEAQQTEQKEAEPEAAEERELDPEDDEVKKKEPSDDLDDLNFFNQKKKKKKPKKVFENDIEEGMKELKIEGEQQEMEEDDLDLMLPAKKKKQKKVEFAEESDTVEKDDVVEDDKSTDGITFSSQSGPAWAGSERDYTYDELLSRVFNIMREKNPDMVAGEKRKFVMKPPQVVRVGTKKTSFVNFTDICKLLHRQPKHLLAFLLAELGTCGSIDGNNQLVIKGRFQQKQIENVLRRYIKEYVTCHTCRSPDTILQKDTRLYFLQCETCHSRCSVASIKTGFQAVTGKRAQLRAKAN from the exons ATGTCAGAAGACGAG ATTTTATTCGACCCCTCCAcaacaaagaaaaagaagaagaagaagaagccctTTATGCTCGACGAGGATGGAGAAGGAGAGGAGGCTCAACAGACTGAACAGAAGGAAGCTGAGCCTGAAGCAGCAGAGGAGCGAGAACTGGACCCTGAAGATGATGAAGTCAAGAAAAAGG AGCCTTCGGATGATTTAGATGATCTGAACTTCTTTAaccagaaaaagaagaaaaagaaaccgaAGAAGGTGTTTGAAAATGACATTGAGGAGGGCATGAAG GAGCTGAAAATTGAGGGAGAGCAGCAGGAAATGGAGGAAGATGACTTGGATCTGATGCTTCcagctaaaaaaaagaaacaaaaaaaagtggaattcgctgaggaaagtgacaCTGTGGAAAAGGATGATG TTGTCGAGGATGATAAAAGCACAGATGGCATCACGTTCAGTTCACAGTCGGGCCCAGCATGGGCCGGTTCAGAGAGAGATTACACCTACGATGAG TTGTTGAGCCGGGTGTTTAACATCATGAGAGAGAAGAACCCTGATATGGTGGCAGGGGAGAAGAGGAAGTTTGTGATGAAGCCGCCTCAAGTGGTCCGAGTTGGGACAAAGAAAACCTCTTTTGTCAACTTCACTGACATCTGCAAACT GTTGCATCGACAGCCCAAACATCTTTTGGCGTTCCTATTAGCTGAGTTAGGAACATG TGGATCCATAGATGGAAATAACCAGCTTGTAATCAAGGGACGCTTTCAACAGAAACAAATAGAGAACGTCTTGAGAAGATATATAA AGGAATATGTGACTTGTCACACCTGCCGCTCACCGGATACAATTCTGCAGAAGGACACACGGCTCTACTTCCTGCAGTGTGAAACCTGTCACTCACGCTGCTCTGTAGCCAGCATCAAGACCGGCTTCCAGGCCGTCACCGGCAAAAGAGCCCAGCTTCGAGCCAAAGCCAACTAA